The nucleotide sequence ATCCATCGAATCCTTACTGGCAGACGGAAGGTCAGGTGGCGGCGAAGGAAGCCCGCAAGCTGGGCTACAAGGCGAATGTGGTGGCCCATCACGGTGACACCAATACCGAACGTAACGAGGTGGACACCGCGATCACCAACCACTCGGCAGCCATCATTCTCGATCCGGCCAACGCCAAGGGCTCGATCGGTTCGGTCAAGAAAGCGGTTCAAGCGCATATTCCGGTGTTCCTTGTGAATGCCGAGATCGACCAGAAGGGTCTGGCCAAGGCACAGCTGGTATCGAACAATGCACAGGGTGCCGCCCTGGGTGCCCAGCAATGGGTCAAGGCCGTCGGTACGCACGCCAAGTACGTCGAACTCAAGGGTGCGCCGTCGGACAATAACGCGGCGACGCGGTCCAATGGCTATCGCACTGTGCTCTCCCAGTATCCGGGCCTGAAGGAAGTGGCCTCGCAGGTCGCCAACTGGGACCGTACCCAGGGCCACGACAAGATGCAGGGCATGCTGCAGTCGCATCCCAACATCACCGGCCTGATCAGTGGTAACGATGAAATGGCACTGGGCGCGATCGCTGCGCTCAAGCAGGCCGGCAAGC is from Salinisphaera sp. LB1 and encodes:
- a CDS encoding D-ribose ABC transporter substrate-binding protein → MTMLAASVLFAFATCAGISTASAADSGNGNGKLMTIIVNDPSNPYWQTEGQVAAKEARKLGYKANVVAHHGDTNTERNEVDTAITNHSAAIILDPANAKGSIGSVKKAVQAHIPVFLVNAEIDQKGLAKAQLVSNNAQGAALGAQQWVKAVGTHAKYVELKGAPSDNNAATRSNGYRTVLSQYPGLKEVASQVANWDRTQGHDKMQGMLQSHPNITGLISGNDEMALGAIAALKQAGKLSQVTVGGFDGSPAAIDAIKKGEMAYTVLQPVAVFSKKAVDEANHYIKTGSTGVDHEKQLFDCILITKKNIGNYVAPFTLKSMQ